TTGACGTTCACCCGGCGGCCTTCGGCGTGCACCGTCTCGCCGTCGGGTGACAGGACGCGGAAGCCGTACACGCCGCTGGTGGTGCCCATGTGCTCGATCCAGAACTGGACCAGCGGCTCGCCCACGCCCATGATCGGCACGTGGTAGGTGATCTGGAACTCGCGGACCGCGAGGAAGACGTCCTTGAACCGGGAGCGGGCGGGGTCGAAGTGCCAGCCGAGCTCGGCCCAGAAGGCGCTGATCGCCCGCTCCACCAGTACGCCGTAGCGGGCGTTGTGCAGCAGGCCCATGGCGTCGAGGTCGTCGAAGTGGACCTGGACGGGACGGGTGTGGGACACGGTCAGTCCTCCGGGAGGATCGAGGGGTCGGTGGCGAGCGCGCGCAGCCGGTCCAGGACCGCCGTGCGGGCGCGGCGGTAGGCGGCGTCGCCGGAGCGCATGCGGGCGTGGGTGACGGTGGCCTCGCCCAGCGCCTCGATCTCGTAGGCGAGCTGGGCGGGGTCGGCGGTGAGCTCGCCGAGGTCCACGGCGTCCTTGACCCGGCGTTCCAGGTAGCCGAGCCAGTCGCCCATGGCGGCGGCGACCGCGTCCCTGACGGGGCCGGGACGGTCGTCGAACTCGACCTGGGCGACGAAGAAGAAGCAGCCGCCGGGCAGCACGCCGTCGGAGTAGAAGGCGAGACGGGACTCGTGGAGGGCGAACAGCCGCCGCAGGCCCTTGGGGGCGGTGGCGGTGGGCGCGATCACGCGCTCCTCCCACAGGCGGCGGGCCCAGGCGACGCAGTCGAGCTGGAGCTGCTCCTTGTCGCGCCAGTGGGCGAAGAACCCCGACTTGCTGACCCCGGCGGCCTCGGCCAGGCGCGCGAGCGTGAGCCCGCCGAGGCCGTCCACGGACGCCAGCGCCACGGCCCGTTCCAGGATCGCCTCACGGCTGCGCTGGCCGCGCAACCTTCGTCCATCGTGCATGAGGGCACGCTAGCACAAAAAGAACGATCGGTCGTTTAGTTTTCTGGCCGGCGGCATCTGGTCGCCCGGCATCCTCCGTCGGCGGCTTCCGGCCGGCCTGGGCGACGGACGGCCCTCTGTCGAGGTGCCGGGGGAGGCCCGTGGGGTGGCGGGCGTGCCGTGTCCGTCGCTTCCGTGGTTCGACGTCGTGAAAGATGGTGAGCGGGGGATTTAATGCTCGACGCCGGAATTGCGGCTCTGTGTGCCGTTGAGGGGCGGAAGCTGGATTTGGACGGGGATCGCGGTGGTCGTTGTTCTTGCGCGGTGATAAGTGGGTGAATTCGGGTTATCGGGGCTTCGGCAGGGAATCCAAGCCGCGCTGGCAGACGGCCCACCGAATGTCCTCGCTCAAGGCGTTGGACAGCAGGACGCTGGCCACGATCGGGTCGTGACAGGGCGGGGTTCCGTGCTGGCTGCACCCGCCCTCGTAGGCCGTCGTGCCCTCCCGGTACCACTCGCGCGGCTGGGGTTCGAGTATTGACGTGATGGTTGACTTCATGGGGGGAAGCCTAAGAAACCCGGTCATTGTTCGCAACGGTCGTGCTTGTCCTCCCCGTGCCGTCCGTTTTCCCTATCGGTACTTCCGCGTCGCGTCACGCCGAGGCCGGACGGGTATTCCACGGGCGCGGTGCCGCTCATGGGGCACGAGAAATCTCTGATGTGCAGGAATCAAGGGATATGGGGGACCGGGTGATTCCTCGGGGGCAAGGGCTTCTCGCAGGTACATGGCTCGTGGCGCTCGCGCTCGCCGGAGCGGCCGTGGTGCTGTCCGCCCCGGCGCACGCCGAGGCGGCGGACGTCCACCGGCAGGGGGCGTCGCAGGACACGGGCCACGCCGCGCCGGCCGTCCCGCTCCAGCCCGCGGGCGACGACGAGGACGAGGTCGTCAGCACGAAGAAGAGCTGCGCGAAGTGCCCGCCCGGACCTCCTGGCCCGCCCGGACCGCGGGGCGTCTCCGACGGGATCGACTCCGCGGTGGCCACGCCGGCCGGCCTCACCGCGCCGACGCCCCTCATCTATGTCGCGGTGGCCCAGCCCAACGGCGTCGTGCTGGTCCGGGACCAGACCTCGCTGGGCCCGGCCAACCCGCCCTGGCACGACCTGTCCACGGTGACGAACTATCCGTCCGGCGTCACCGACGTCACGCTGGCCGCCGACCCGCACGGCGACGTCCTGAGCGTCGCGGTGCGCACCCGGACCGGATCGGTGCGCCGGAGCAACTGCGCGCTGTCGGTGAACGTGACCTGGCCCGCCAACTGCACGGCCTTCATCGACATCACCCCGCCGCTGTAGACCGCACCGCACGCCGCAGGGGTGAGGGCGCGCGCCGCCGCCGCGGCGCGCGCCGTTCCTCTAGCTCAGCGCCCCGTCGATGACGACACCCGGCGGCACCAGCAGGAAGACCTTGTGGGCGACGCGGTCCATGTCGCCCCGCAGGCCGAGGACGAGTCCGGCGGCGAAGTCCACCAGGGGCTTGGCGTCGGCATCGGTCAGGCCGGTCAGGTCCATGATCACCGGGAGCCCCTCCCGGTAGTAGTGCCCCACGAACAGGGCCTCGTTGTAGTCCCGGGGGTGCAGCGTCTTGATCATGGAAGGGTTCGGCCGCGGTGTCAGGGGGTCCGCTGGGGACGTGCGCGCGTCGGCGTCGCTGAAGCTCCGGGGGTCTGCCACGCCGCCGACGTTAACACCCGCCCTCCTCGTTCGGCGGGCAGCGCGCCGTGCTTGGGGGGATTCGCCCCGCTTATCCGGCCGCGGCGCCGTGCCGGTCGAGCCGCGGCCGGGGTACGGTCAGCGGGCGTCCCACTCGCTCAGGACGCGGGCCTCCTTCTCCGGCGCGATGCCGTGCCGCCGCCAGCTCGGCAGCCGTTCCTCCAGGGCGGCCACGTCACGGTCCTTCAGCCAGTCCCACGTGTCCCGGACGGTCTCGCGCACCGGACGGCACCGCAGCCCCGCCGCCTCGGCCCTGGCCGTCGCGACGCTCCACGCGCCGGCGTCGCTCTCGCCGGCGGGGATCCACAGCGGCAGCTCGGTCCACGGCTCCACCTCGCGCGCGTGCAGGAAGTCGTCGTCCACCCAGACGAACTCGGCGTCGGACCCGGTCGCCTCCGCGCAGTCGGCCAGCCAGCGGCCGAACGTGGTGTTGCCCGCGGGCCCGGTGAGCAGGAACCGCCCCTCGGTGCCCTTGGCGGCCTGGTCGACCGTGAACGTCGCGATGTCGCGGGCGTCGATGAGCTGCATCTCCTGGCCGGGATCGCCCGGCGCCAGCACCCGGCCTCCCCGGGCGATCCGGCGCAGCCACGCCGGCAGCCGCCCGACGTTCTCCCACGGCCCGAGGATCAGCCCCGGCTGGAGGATCAGCGCGCCGCCGTCGAAGAAGGTCTCCACCGCGCGCTCGCAGCCGGCCTTCAGGACGCTGTAGTCGCCGTCCTCGGGACCGGCCTCCGGGTCGCACTCCCACAGCGGGGCGGTCTCGTCGACGCGCTCGGCCGGCCACGTCGAGATGGCCGAGACGGTGGACACGAACGCGTACAGCGGGGCATGACCGGACAGGGCGCGTGCGGAGGAGGCCACCACCCGCGGCGTGAAGCCGCACACGTCGACGATCGCGTCCCACGTGCGGCCCTCGGCCAGCGCGCGCAGGTCGTCCGGATTCTCCCGGTCGCCGCGCACGGCCGTCACCCCGGGCAGGTCCTCGCCGGACCTGCCCCTGTTGAACGTGGTCACCTCGTGGCCCTGCCGCAGGGCCTCCTCTACGATGGACCGGCCGAGGAACACCGACCCACCGATCACCAGAAGTCTCATGCGACCACTGTGGTGCAGATCACCCGCGATGGCCGAGACGTTTCACAGTGAGCGAATCCGCCCACAGCGGATCACCCGGCCGCCGCGGGTCAGCGCGAGCCGGCCGACACGGGCGTGAAGCCCTCGCGGTCCAGGACGTGGACCCGCGCCGCGCCGATGTCGAAGTACAGCCCGACCAGCTTGAGCCGTCCCTCGGCCTCCAGAAGCGCGATCTCCGGATAGGTGCGCAGGTTGTCGAGCTGCTGGGCGACGTTCACCCGGCACAGCCGGTCGAGCGGCCCGTCCTCCCCGTCGCCCGGGTCGGACAGGATGTAGCGGGCCAGCGTGTGGTCGCCGTGCCGCAGCCAGCGCTCCAGCCCGTGCAGGCCGGAGATCTTCTCCCCGGCGCTCAGCAGGGCCGCCATCGCGCCGCACCCCGAATGCCCGCACACCGTGATCGTCTGGACGTTCAGCGCGGTCGTGGCGTACTCGATCGCCCCGGCCACCGAATCGTCCGCGAGAGCCGAACCGTGCCGGGGCACGAGGTTGCCGATGTTGCGCACCGTGAACAGGTCGCCCGGGCCGCTCGCGGTGATCAGGTTCGGCACCACCCGGGAGTCGGCGCAGGTGATGAACAGGTGCGACGGGTCCTGGGTGCGGGCCATGCGGGTGAGGAACGGCCGGACCAGGGGAGCGGTGCGGCGCTGGAAGTCCACCGCGCCCGCCAGCAGGTCGGGCACCGCGCCCGACTCCTGGCGCGGCGGGATCCACGCGCCGGAGTGCCGGACCGGGATGGCCGACAGCGGACCGCCCCTGCGGTACGCGCGGGGCAGCCACCAGCGCTCGGGAGCCTTCGGCGGCGACTTCGCGGGCGAGGCCCGCGTGCCCTTGGCCGCCGAGGTGTACCACTCGTCGTGCATCTCGTCGATCGTGACCGTGCCGCCCGTGCGCTCGTGCTCGAGGCGCCAGCCGTGCAGGGCCTCGAACGCGGCGTTGTCCATGAAGTCGACGTTCAGGTCCAGGTGGACGCCGGCGCCCGCGGGGACGCCCCGCAGGCCCTCGGTCAGGCGCGGCACGCCCACGAAGGTCAGCGAACCGGTCACCACGACGTGCCACCGGTCGTCCGGCTCCAGCGCCACGTGCACCCACACCTTGGTCAGGCGGCGCAGCGCGAACAGCGCGGCGAGGCCGAGGCCGAGCAGCACCCCCTCCGCCAGGCCGACCAGGATGACCGCGCCCATGGTCAGCACGTAGATCGGCAGCTCGCCGTGCCCGTGCAGCCCGCGCATCGTGCCCAGGTTCACCATGCGGACGCCGATGAACACCAGCAGCGCGGCCAGCGCCTCCAAGGGGATGAGCGTGACCATCCAGCCCAGGCCCACCGCGAACACCAGCACCCACACCCCGTGCAGGATCGCCGACCACCGGCTGCGCGCCCCCGCCCGGATGTTGGTGGTGGTGCGGACGATGACGCCCGCGACGGGCAGGCCGCCGAGCGCGCCCGACACCAGGTTGGCCACGCCCTGGCCGGTGAGCTCGCGGTCCAGGTCCGCGCGCGGGCCCTCGTGCAGGCGGTCGGCCGCCACCGAGCACAATAGCGACTCGACCCCGGCCAGCAACGCCACCAGCAGCACCGCGCCCGCGATGCCGTGCCAGTCGCCCGCCGGCCACACGGGGGAGGCCCACTCGCTGAAGCCCTTGGACAGGTCGGCGCGCGCCACGTCCCAGCCGAACGCCGCCGCGGTCAGCGCCGCGCACGCCAGCGCGGCCAGCGGCGCGGGCACCACGTTCACCCGGGGCAGGCGCGGCCACAGCAGCAGCACCGCGATGGTCAGCACGCCCACCGCGACCGCGTGGCTGTGGTTGTCGATGATCTGGTTCGGCAGCTCGATGAGGTTCTCGACCGCAGAGTTCTGCGGACGGCCGCCGAGCACCACGTGCAACTGGGAGAGGGCGATCACGACGCCGACCCCGGCCAGCATGCCGTGCACCACGGCGGGCGAGACGGCCAGCGCCGTCCGCGCCACCTTGAAGGCGCCGAGCACGATCTGCAGCACGCCCGCCATCAACGTGATCATGCAGGTGGCGCGCCAGCCGTACGTGCGCACCAGCTCCGCCACCACCAGCGCGAGCCCGGCCGCGGGCCCGCTCACCTGCACGACCGAACCGCCGAGCGCCCCCGCCACCAGCCCGCCCACGACGGCGGCGACCAGGCCCGCGATCAGCGGCGCCCCCGAGGACACCGCGATGCCCAGCGAGAGCGGCACCGCGACGAGGAAGACCACCAGAGAGGCGGGAAGATCGTGCCGGAGCACGGAGGTGAGACGCTCGGTCGTCGTACGGCTACTTTGCGTGTCCCCGGTCATGAGGCGACCATACGACGCCGGGGCCGATTGATTAAGCCTTTCCCGGATGCGTTTTACAACTGACGGTGGAAATCTGGGTGATCAGCGGTAATAGTCGGGATAGTCGGTCTCGGTCGGACGGCGGTGGCCGCCAGGCGACGACGACCCCTTCTGCTGCGCCGGATCCTCGCCCGGCCCGCCGTTCCCGTACAGCTCACCGTAGGAGGGCCAGCTTCCGCCGGTGTTCTGGCGCGGCTGCGACCACGCGGACGACACCGGGGAGGACGGGGTCGCGGCCGAGCCGGTGGGATACCCCGCGCCGTAGCCGCCGTAGCCCTGTCCGGAACCGGACGACGGCGGGTCCTCCCGCTTCGGCAGCTCGTGCGCCACCGTGGCGTCGTAGGCCGAGGCGTCGCGCCGGGGGGCCGGCGTGGACCCGGTCACCGCGTCGGAGTCGTCGATGGTCGCCCACCCCGGCCGCACCTCGTACGACTGGGCCGACGGTCCCGCCGGGTAGGCGGTCTCGGGCGTGTACGTCTCGTGCGCGGCGTACCTGTCCTGGCCGGGGAGCTGGTAGTCGGCGCTCTTCCACGTCTCCTTCGAGGACGACACGGCGGGCGTGCCCGCGGGCGGTGTGGCCGGTCCGTCCAGGATGTCGTAGGAGCCGGTGGCCGGGTACGCGGGCTGCGCCGGCCACGACCCGGCGGCCGCGCCGGGCGCGCCCGTGCCCAGCGGGTCGGGCGTGCGGCCGTAGGACGGGGAGGACGCGAACGGGCCGGTCTGCTCGGACCCGGCGCGCGGGGTCTCGAACGCGGGGGAACGGCCCGCGTCGCCCTGCGGACGCCGCCGGGAGTCCTCACCGGAGCGCGGCCGGGTCGCACCGCTGGGCAGCGGTCCGCTCGACAGCGGATCGCCCTGGATCGACGCCGCGGGGAACGCGCCGCCGGGCATGGGGCCGGTGGTCAGCGGGTTGCCGGACAGCGGATCCGCCAGAGGGTCGGCCGGGCGCGCGGCCTCGGGCCGGCCCTGACGGCCCGTCCCCACGGGGCCGGTCGCCGTACGGCCGGAGTCGGCGCGGTCGGAACGGGGGGCGTCGGAACGGCCGGGGGCCGGCGTGCGGCCGGAGTCGGCGCGCGTCGCCTCCGGCCGCGCCGGGGCCGAACGGCCGGGCTCGGCGGGCCTGCCGGGGCGGCCGCTCCTGCGCGGGTCGGCGGGCCGGGCGGGCGGGGTGGTGGCGCGGGAGGCGTCGCCCGCGTCGCCGCGCCGGCGCGGCTTGGTGCGGGAGGAGTCGACGCCGAGCGGGTCGGCCGGGTCGGGACGCGAGCCACGGCCCGGACGAGGGGCGGCCTGCGGGCCGGCGAGCGCGCCCAGCACGTCGGCGGCCGACGCCGCGGGCGGGGCGGACCCGGCGGCCGGCGGCTGCGGCACGGGGGCAGGGAAGGTGACGGTGCGTTCGGAGGCGGCGCCCGACGAGGAGGAAGAGGCGGCGGCGCGCGGAGCGTCCCCCTGGCCGGCATGGCCGGCCGGCCGGGGGGGCAGCGGAGCCTGCACGGTGGCCGCGTTGGCGTCCACCTCGCCGGCGGGCTTGGCCGCGTCGCGCGCGGCGGCCGGCTTGGCGGCCGGAGGGGAGGACGGCGAGGCGAGGTCGGGGCGGCTCGCGCCCATGCGCGCCGCGATCGTGCCGCCGAACGCGCCGTCGTCGGCCCGCACCCGCGTCCAGTAGTCGTCGTCGTAGTCGTCGGAGTCGCCCCACTCGTCGACGCCGCGCCGACCGCGCGAGGCGGCCGCCTGCTTGCCGCGCGGGGCCGAGCGACCGCCGGGCCGGCCCGCGGGCCGCGCCCCGGGCTTGCCGTTGCCCGGACGCAGCCGCGCCGTGGCCCGCTCGGGTTCCTGGAAGGCGTCGAACCCCTCCGGGAAGCTCTCGAAGAACGTCTCCTCGGCGGGGCGGCCGGGGCGTTTGGCCTTGTTGGGGTCCTCCGCCTGCTCGGCCATCTTGCGCAGCCGCTCTGGGGGCAGATTGCTCTCCCGGCGGTTCATCGACCGCATACCGAGTGCCACGACCATCAGTACGAGCAGCACGACGGCGACGAGGCCGACAATGACCGCGATAATCATTGCACCACCTTCATGGCCATGGCCTTCCAGTGGCGCTGGTGAGATCGCGCGGCCATCGACGCGACCTGCCCCCTTTGACCACCTGCGCTCAAGGATTGCACCTGATTCTGTCCGACCACTATGACCGTTGTCACACCCTACGAGAAGATCCGGTATCGAGTATCACCTTCGGTGCGCATCGCGTCACTCGATGTGGGAAGCCGAGAGACGTCCACGGGCGATGGTGTGCTGCGCGATGTGCTCCAACGTCTCTCGCAGGGCGGCGCCCTTCTTCAGATCCAGCGTCTCGTCGAGCGCGTAGACACTGAAACGATAAGTGTCATCTCGTCGGCACGGGGGCGAGTAGCCCACCTTGCCGCTCGACGTCATCCCTTGCACCGCGCCGCGCGGCACGCTGTTCTGCGCGAGCTCGGTCGTGAGCGGGTCGATGTTGAACACCACCCAGTGCACCTCCGCCGCTCCCTGCGCGTTGTTCGCGTCGACCACCAGGGCGATCGACTTCGTCAGCTTCTGCGCCACACCGGACCACCGCAGCGGCGGATTGCCCTCCTTGCCGGCACAGGAGTAATCGGCCGGCAGGGGCGCCTCGTCGCGGAACCTCGGGCTGGAGACGCTGAGCTCGCCCAGCGACCCGTCGGTCGGCGAATTGCTGCCGACGATGCCGCAGCCCGACGTCACGGCGAGCCCCGCCGCGACGACGACCGCACGCCAGTCGCGTCCCGGTCGCCCGGCGCCCACGGACTTTCTCGGCTGCCCCATGCCCGCTGATGCTACGCGGATCTGAGGAGTGCCCTGACCCCATCGCAGGAATGAGGGTCAACGGCGATCGGCCCGATCGGCCACAATCGAGGCATGGAAGGGGTGCGGGCGGTGGCACGGACCGGCTTCGCCGTGCTCGGGCCCCTGGAGGTCCGCCGCGACGGCGCGCCGGTGCGCCTCGGCGGCGGCCGCCTGCGTGCTCTGCTGACGTCGCTGCTGCTCAGCCCCGGGAGGACCGTCCCGTACGACCTCCTGGTCGAGGCCGTGTGGCACTCCGCACCTCCCGCCGGAGCAGGCAACGCGCTCCAGGCCCTCGTGTCACGCCTGCGCGCCTCGCTCGGCCGCGACACGATCCAGGCCACTCCCTCCGGATACCGCCTCGCCATCTCCCCTGAGCAGGTCGACACCCACCACTTCGCCCACCTGACCACCGAGGCCGCGAAGCGTCTGTCCCCCGCCGCGCACCTGTCCGCGTCGGCGTGCTCGCCGGACGCGGCGGAGGCGGTGCGGCTGCTGGAAGAGGCGCTGGCGCTCTGGCGCGGGCCGGCCCTGGCCGACCTGGCCGGGTCCCCGGTCGCGGCGGCCGAGGTCGCCCGGCTGGACGGCCTGCGCCTGACCGCCACCGAGGACCTCATCGACGCGCGCCTCCTGCTCGGCCGACACGAGGAGGTCATCGGCGAGATCGTCTCGCTGATCGCCGCCCAGCCGCTGCGAGAACGCCTGCGCGGCCAGCACATGCGGGCGCTGCACGCGTCGGGACGCCAGGTCGAGGCGCTGGCCGCCTACGAGGCCGCCCGCACCGACTTCGCCGAGCGCCTCGGCAGCGCCCCTTCCCCCGAACTCTCCGCCCTCCACGTCGGCATCCTCCGCGACAACTTCCCGCGCGCATCCGACGACCCGAGCCCGGCCGCCGGCCACCTCCCCCCGGCCCGCCCCATCCCGGCCGCTTCCCCTACGCCGATCGCGCAGGCGGCGACCCGGTCCCGGGGTGACGGCGCCGAGGGGGAGGCGCGGGGGAGCAGGAAGGGGAATCTGCGGGCGCGGCTCACGAGCTTCGTCGGCAGGGAGCGGGACGTCGAGCAGGCGGGGGCACTGCTCGCCCGGCACCGGCTGGTGACGCTGGTGGGGCCGGGCGGC
The Sphaerisporangium krabiense genome window above contains:
- a CDS encoding cell division protein SepF, encoding MADPRSFSDADARTSPADPLTPRPNPSMIKTLHPRDYNEALFVGHYYREGLPVIMDLTGLTDADAKPLVDFAAGLVLGLRGDMDRVAHKVFLLVPPGVVIDGALS
- a CDS encoding TetR/AcrR family transcriptional regulator is translated as MHDGRRLRGQRSREAILERAVALASVDGLGGLTLARLAEAAGVSKSGFFAHWRDKEQLQLDCVAWARRLWEERVIAPTATAPKGLRRLFALHESRLAFYSDGVLPGGCFFFVAQVEFDDRPGPVRDAVAAAMGDWLGYLERRVKDAVDLGELTADPAQLAYEIEALGEATVTHARMRSGDAAYRRARTAVLDRLRALATDPSILPED
- a CDS encoding acyl-CoA thioesterase yields the protein MSHTRPVQVHFDDLDAMGLLHNARYGVLVERAISAFWAELGWHFDPARSRFKDVFLAVREFQITYHVPIMGVGEPLVQFWIEHMGTTSGVYGFRVLSPDGETVHAEGRRVNVNLDPATLRPTPFTDETREAAAVLVT
- a CDS encoding NAD-dependent epimerase/dehydratase family protein produces the protein MRLLVIGGSVFLGRSIVEEALRQGHEVTTFNRGRSGEDLPGVTAVRGDRENPDDLRALAEGRTWDAIVDVCGFTPRVVASSARALSGHAPLYAFVSTVSAISTWPAERVDETAPLWECDPEAGPEDGDYSVLKAGCERAVETFFDGGALILQPGLILGPWENVGRLPAWLRRIARGGRVLAPGDPGQEMQLIDARDIATFTVDQAAKGTEGRFLLTGPAGNTTFGRWLADCAEATGSDAEFVWVDDDFLHAREVEPWTELPLWIPAGESDAGAWSVATARAEAAGLRCRPVRETVRDTWDWLKDRDVAALEERLPSWRRHGIAPEKEARVLSEWDAR
- a CDS encoding YbhB/YbcL family Raf kinase inhibitor-like protein translates to MGQPRKSVGAGRPGRDWRAVVVAAGLAVTSGCGIVGSNSPTDGSLGELSVSSPRFRDEAPLPADYSCAGKEGNPPLRWSGVAQKLTKSIALVVDANNAQGAAEVHWVVFNIDPLTTELAQNSVPRGAVQGMTSSGKVGYSPPCRRDDTYRFSVYALDETLDLKKGAALRETLEHIAQHTIARGRLSASHIE
- a CDS encoding SulP family inorganic anion transporter: MTGDTQSSRTTTERLTSVLRHDLPASLVVFLVAVPLSLGIAVSSGAPLIAGLVAAVVGGLVAGALGGSVVQVSGPAAGLALVVAELVRTYGWRATCMITLMAGVLQIVLGAFKVARTALAVSPAVVHGMLAGVGVVIALSQLHVVLGGRPQNSAVENLIELPNQIIDNHSHAVAVGVLTIAVLLLWPRLPRVNVVPAPLAALACAALTAAAFGWDVARADLSKGFSEWASPVWPAGDWHGIAGAVLLVALLAGVESLLCSVAADRLHEGPRADLDRELTGQGVANLVSGALGGLPVAGVIVRTTTNIRAGARSRWSAILHGVWVLVFAVGLGWMVTLIPLEALAALLVFIGVRMVNLGTMRGLHGHGELPIYVLTMGAVILVGLAEGVLLGLGLAALFALRRLTKVWVHVALEPDDRWHVVVTGSLTFVGVPRLTEGLRGVPAGAGVHLDLNVDFMDNAAFEALHGWRLEHERTGGTVTIDEMHDEWYTSAAKGTRASPAKSPPKAPERWWLPRAYRRGGPLSAIPVRHSGAWIPPRQESGAVPDLLAGAVDFQRRTAPLVRPFLTRMARTQDPSHLFITCADSRVVPNLITASGPGDLFTVRNIGNLVPRHGSALADDSVAGAIEYATTALNVQTITVCGHSGCGAMAALLSAGEKISGLHGLERWLRHGDHTLARYILSDPGDGEDGPLDRLCRVNVAQQLDNLRTYPEIALLEAEGRLKLVGLYFDIGAARVHVLDREGFTPVSAGSR